From Hypanus sabinus isolate sHypSab1 chromosome 26, sHypSab1.hap1, whole genome shotgun sequence:
CTTCGACACTGACGACCTGCGGCTCACGTCGGCGGACCTGTGGCTGCGGAGCCGCGAGGGCCGCTGGCAGCTGAAAAGCCCGGTCGGGGCGGGGCCGCATGCTGGCGGGACCACCCGCTACCGCGAGACCACGTCGGAGGCCGAGATCCTGGCCCTGCTGAGGCCCGTGCTCTCTGCCATCGAGGGCGGCCTGGACCGGCTGGCAGAGACCGGGCACCTGCGGGAGTTCGCCACCATCCGCACCCAGCGGATCTCCTACCGCCTCCCTCAGGGGTTGCTGGTGGACTTGGACCTGGCCGACTTTGGCCACCAGGTGGGCGAGATTGAGGTGGAGGTGGGCACCGAGGACGAGGTGCCCGCGGCCCAGGCCAGGATCGAGGAGATGGCACGCAGCCTGGGTGGGTGATCACCTGAGGGAGCTGGGCTACATTTCCCCCTCATCCACTGAAGtgttacccccccccctccccacagaaacGAGGGGTAGTGTGTTTCCCGGCCTGGGTGGAGGGATGGGGCCATGGAGACAGGATTGGGTGGAGGAGAGGGCTCACAGAGATGAGGAGTGCAGCGGGCAGGGTGTATGATAGAGTAGGgcatggggagagaggggtactcaatgatgggtgagggagggtttCATGGTGATGGGGTAGGGCGTAGGAGAGGGAGGGTTCCATGGTGATGGGGTAGGGCGTAGGTGAGGGAGGGTTCCATGGTGATGGGGTAGGGCGTAGGAGAGGGAGGCGCTCATTGGGGCAGGTAGGGTACAAGGAAGGGAGGGTTTTATGGTGATGGGAAGG
This genomic window contains:
- the thtpa gene encoding thiamine-triphosphatase is translated as MPIEVERKFAVRPDTEQRLAALGGQRLGSRSLLDRYFDTDDLRLTSADLWLRSREGRWQLKSPVGAGPHAGGTTRYRETTSEAEILALLRPVLSAIEGGLDRLAETGHLREFATIRTQRISYRLPQGLLVDLDLADFGHQVGEIEVEVGTEDEVPAAQARIEEMARSLGLDGEEVLPGKMHIFLQKFRPLHFQKLLDARVL